The following coding sequences lie in one Polynucleobacter necessarius genomic window:
- a CDS encoding PI-PLC domain-containing protein, translating into MIDIIAHRGYWLDAAEKNTFIAFTRALENGFGIETDFRDFNRELVVSHDIPVAGAMKASQFIDLYRKYPVSAPMALNIKSDGLHDLISQFIAHAEFKSSFVFDMAVPDMRGYLKSGVHTFSRLSEYEPHPVFLKDCKGVWLDAFESEWYGASTISSLLNQEKKIAIVSPELHGRPRLALWALIRDHDFHRNELVSICTDFPMEAKEYFYEQD; encoded by the coding sequence ATGATTGACATAATCGCACATCGTGGTTATTGGCTTGATGCTGCTGAAAAAAATACCTTCATAGCTTTCACAAGGGCTTTGGAAAATGGCTTTGGGATTGAAACTGACTTTCGGGACTTTAATAGAGAGCTGGTGGTCTCTCATGATATCCCCGTTGCTGGAGCGATGAAGGCCTCACAATTTATTGATTTGTATAGAAAATATCCCGTTTCTGCGCCCATGGCCTTGAATATCAAGTCAGATGGCTTGCACGACTTAATAAGTCAATTCATAGCGCATGCTGAATTTAAGAGTTCATTTGTATTTGATATGGCTGTACCCGATATGCGAGGTTATTTAAAAAGCGGTGTTCATACGTTTAGCCGCTTAAGTGAATATGAGCCGCACCCTGTATTTTTGAAGGATTGCAAGGGTGTCTGGCTAGATGCTTTCGAAAGCGAGTGGTATGGTGCCAGCACTATTAGTTCTCTGCTGAACCAGGAGAAAAAAATAGCAATAGTCTCTCCAGAGCTACATGGGAGACCACGTTTAGCTCTATGGGCTCTAATTAGAGATCATGATTTTCATCGTAATGAATTAGTGTCTATTTGCACTGATTTCCCCATGGAAGCAAAGGAATATTTTTATGAGCAAGATTAA
- a CDS encoding HAD family hydrolase, translating to MSKIKAILFDMDGVLIDAKDWHYEALNQALAIFGMEINRYDHLVTYDGLPTKKKLEMLTLERGLPRALHSFINDMKQEFTFQLGYAKCKPTFNHQYALSHLKAKGYRMAACSNSIRKTMDILLERAALTNYFDFYLSNQDVHEPKPHPEMYTVAMQRMNLQPNECLILEDNENGIKAARASGAHLLIIHDVHEVNLENITKRIDEIEVQP from the coding sequence ATGAGCAAGATTAAGGCCATATTATTTGATATGGATGGCGTCCTCATAGATGCAAAAGATTGGCACTATGAGGCACTCAACCAGGCGCTTGCTATTTTTGGCATGGAAATTAATCGATATGATCACCTAGTTACTTATGATGGCTTACCAACAAAAAAGAAATTAGAGATGCTTACTCTGGAGCGTGGATTACCTAGAGCATTGCATAGCTTTATCAATGACATGAAGCAAGAGTTTACTTTTCAGTTAGGCTATGCGAAATGCAAGCCAACATTTAATCATCAATACGCGCTGTCTCATTTAAAAGCGAAGGGTTATAGGATGGCAGCCTGCTCAAACTCGATCCGAAAAACGATGGATATCTTGCTTGAAAGGGCTGCGCTGACTAACTATTTTGATTTTTACCTCTCCAATCAAGATGTCCATGAGCCTAAGCCACACCCTGAAATGTATACCGTTGCAATGCAAAGGATGAACTTACAGCCTAACGAATGCCTCATACTTGAAGATAATGAAAATGGCATTAAGGCTGCTCGAGCCTCTGGCGCACACCTCTTAATTATTCATGATGTCCATGAAGTCAATCTGGAAAATATCACCAAAAGAATTGATGAAATCGAGGTACAGCCATGA